AGCCCTGATTGTCGCGGTAACGGCCGCCGACCGGCCAGCCCTCGGCATCGAGCAGGACCAGGGTGTTCTGCTGATGGGCTTCGAGGGCGACCCCCGCGTGGCCGTCGAGCCAGAGCACCGGCTGCACCACCCGGTCCAGGTAGCGCAGGAACCACTCGGCGGCGACGGCGGTCGTGGTCCGGCCGGTGGCAGCGCCGAGCCGGCACACGATGTCGGCCAGGCGGGACCGCATGCCCGCCCGGTCCGGCCAGGGCCGCGGCGCGGTGAGCCCGGCGATGCAGACCGCGTCGTCGTACCGGTCGAAGGGGTTGTGGCGCAGCATGACATCGAGGCCCTGGATGTGTTCGCCCTCGGGGCTGTCCACCGCGAGCCACGCGGGGTCCCGGACGATGTCGAATCCGGGATGGACCGCGTGCCACTGTCGGGCGAGGCCGCTGCGCAGCAGCCGGTGGACCTCCACGCCGCGGTGGAGTTCCTTGCGGAGGTTCTCCCGGCGGGAGTTGGTGATGCGTACGCCGAGGGAGAGCTTCAGCATGAGGTCGACGCCGGGCCGTTGCACGGTGCGGACCGAGGAGGTGGGGTGCCAGTGCTCGCCGTACGGGCCCAGGTCGTGCAGCAGGCCGGAGTCGGTCAGGGCGGCGACTTCGGGCCGCGTCGCCAGTTCACGGGCCTGCCAGGGGTGGAGCGGGATCGGTGTCGTGTGCGCGGGGAGGCACAGGCCCTCGGCGTGGCGGGCCACCAGTTCCGCGGCCGGGACCGGGCGGCCGTGGTCGGTCCAGGCGGAGTCGGTGGCCAGTACGGACCGGTCGACGGCCATCCAGTGGAGCGGGAAGGAGCCGTGCGACTCGGGTGAGTAGAGGCGGGACTCCGCGTCGGAGAGGCCTTCCCTGCTCTTGGGCGAGGGGTGGAACGGGTGGCCGAGGAGGAGTGACTGTTCCGCGGTGAGGAAGAGGTCCGCCTCGGCGGGCGCGGCGGGCCGGCGCCGTTGTCCGTCGATGAATCCGGCGGTCCGCCGCACCGAGTCGGCCACCCTGGCCACCATGTCGGCGCCCTCGTTGTGGTCGGCCTCGCGGCCCAGGAGGGCGGCGACGGTGACGGCGTCGGCGGTCGGGGCATCCTCGGGGGCCTGTTCCAGGCGGGGCGGACCGAAACGGTGCCAACCGGTGGCGGACCAGTGGCGGACGGGGACGAGCAGGGCGTTGCCGCTCGCGGGGAGCGGGATGCGGAGGGTGTTCCCCTCCGGGCGGGGCAGGTCGCATTCGCGGGCCCAGCAGCGCAGCAGGTTCTCGATGCCCGCCACGTCGGCGGCGCGGAGCGGGTCGGGATGGTCCAGTGGATCGGGGTGGGCCGGCGGGTCGAGGTCGTCCAGCGGGGCGGGTGCCGGTGCGGGGCAGGCGGTCGCGGTCCGGTGGGCGTGCCACTGACCGTGCGGCACCTCCTTCTGGCGCGGCACGGTCGACGCTTCCACGGCGAGGTGGCCGGGGGTCCCGGCCTCTCCCCGGTGGTGGCTTGAGGGAGGGCCGTCGGCCTCGGGCGCGGGGGTGGGGTTCACGGCGGTCTTTCCTGTGATGGTTTCCGGGGTCAGCGGATCGACCCGGTCGCGGTCCGTCGGTGCGGTGAGCGTTCGGCAGCTGCCAGGGCGTCGGCAAGGCGGTCGACGACCGCTGTCGCCTGTTCGTCGGTGAGCGTGAGGGGCGGGAGCAGGCGTACGACCGTGGAGTGACGGCCGCCGAGTTCAACGATGAGCCCGCGGCGCAGGCACTCCTGCTGGACGGTCCTGGCGAGGACGGGATCCGGCGGTGCCTCGCCGCCCGCGCCCACCGGGGCGGCCTCGGGGTCGACGATTTCCACGCCGATCATCAGTCCCCGCCCGCGGACGTCGCCGATGCACGGGTGCCGGGAGGCCAGCGACCGCAGGCTCGTCAGCATCCGGGCGCCGAGGGCGGCGGCCCGATCGGCGAGCCGGTTCTCCCGCACATAGGCGAGGGTGGCGGTGCCGGCGGCCATGGCGAGCTGGTTGCCGCGGAAGGTACCGGCGTGGGCGCCCGGCTGCCAGGTGTCGAGCTCGGAGCGGTAGACGATCACGGCGAGCGGGAGGGAGCCTCCGATGGCCTTGGACAGCACCATCACGTCCGGCACGATGCCGCTGTGCTCGACGGCCCAGAAGGCACCGGTCCGGCCGACTCCGGTCTGGACCTCGTCGGCGATCAGGGGGATGGACCTGGCTGCGGTGATCTCCCGCATCCGGCGCATCCAGCCGTCCGGGGCGGGGTTGACGCCGCCTTCGCCCTGGACCGGTTCCAGGATCATGCCCGCCGGTGCGGGTGTTCCGCTCTTGGGGTCGTCCAGCACGCTCTCGGTCCAGCGCGCGGCAAGTTCCGCACCGTGCTCGCCGCCGGTACCGAAGGGGCAGCGGTAGTCCTGCGGGAACGGAAGCCGGGTCACCCGTACGTCCTCTGCGCCCCCCGAAGCGGCGAGGGCGCCCGCCGTCATGCCGTGGTACGCGCCGGTGAAGGCGAGCAGACCGCTGCGGCCGGTGGCGGCGCGGACCAGGGTGAACGCCGCCTCGACCGCGTCGGTGCCGGCCGGCCCGCAGAACTGGATCCGGGCGTTGTCGGCGAACTCCCGTGGCAGGGTGGCGAACAGCTCCGTGGTGAAGGCGTCCTTGACCGGCGTGGCCAGATCAAGCACATGCAGCGGTGCACCCGAGTCGATGACCTTCTTGATCGCCTCCAGGACGACCGGATGATTGTGCCCGAGAGCCAGCGTCCCGGCTCCGGACAGGCAGTCGAGGTAGCGCCGCCCGTCCGCTCCCTCGATGGTCAGTCCGCGCGCCCGTACCGGCACGATCGGCAGCGAACGCGCATAGGTGCGGGCGGCCGATTCACGCAGCGCCTGGCGGCGCAGGATGCCCTCGTGCGGCGCGAGCGGTGGTGCCGGAGCTGGTTCGGTCACGGCCACGGCTGTTGATCCTCCCGCTGTAACAGTTGCGTTGCACGTCAGCACGATTCCGCAAGGACGGACTGCGGGGGTGAACGCTGTCTCCGTGTCCCCCGTATGTACCAACGACGCCGGGCGCGGGGGATCACGGGTAAATCCGAAGATCCTTACGGGCCGGAACCAGGGCCCTGCCGCACGCCGTCCACAGCTGCACCGGCATAGTGGGGGACCGCGCCGTGGCTCCGGGACACCCTCCCGGCCACTGTGGCATGCCCGCAAAGGCGCACGGACCGCCGCTCGTTGGAGCCGGCCCGTGTGCCGTACAGCAGTGCAGAAGTACAACAGCGCAGAAGCAGAGCGCTGCAGAAGTGCAGTACAGAAGTGTTGGGTTACGAAGTCCCAGGGGGATCACCAGATGCGACTCATTCGACCAGGATTCACCGCACGCCGTGAGGGAAGCGCTCGCCGCTTCCCCTCCCCCGTGCTTGCCGCCGCGGCGGTCACCGCCGTCCTCGCCCTCACCGCGACGGCCTGCGGGCCGAGCGAGGACGATGCGAGCACCGAGCCGAGCAGCAGTTCCGCGGGCCAGACGTCGGACGGCAAGATCACCATTCCGGATGATCTGAAGGACCGGCTCAAGGAACACGGGATCGACCTCGACCAGTGGAAGGGCGGCGAGTGGAAGAACTGGGACAAGGACAAGTGGCTGCGTGAGGCCAAGGACTACATCAACCCGATCATCGAGGGCCTCTGGGACCCGGACCGGATGCGGGACGCCGACAAGGCGCCCGAGCAGCCGGTCGACAACGACATCTCCGGCGACGAGGGCGTGACGGACCCGACACCCGCTCCGGTCAGGGCCGTTGGCGTGCAGACGCCGTACCACGACAACGCCGCCGAGTCGGGGAAGCTGTTCTTCGACGGCCCCGAGGGCTCGATGGTCTGCTCGGCGACCGTGGTGAAGGACCCGGCGCACCCCGGCAAGTCCAACATGGTGTGGACCGCGGGCCACTGCGTGCACGCGGGCAAGAAGGGCGGCTGGTACCGCAACATCGCCTTCGTGCCGTCGTACAACAACAGCGGCCTGTCGACCGACGAACTCCGGAACAACCCGCCCAAGGAGAAGGTCGCCCCGTACGGCGTGTGGTGGGGCTCGTGGGCGCAGACCTCCGAGCAGTGGATC
This genomic interval from Streptomyces sp. NBC_00464 contains the following:
- a CDS encoding trypsin-like serine peptidase, with protein sequence MRLIRPGFTARREGSARRFPSPVLAAAAVTAVLALTATACGPSEDDASTEPSSSSAGQTSDGKITIPDDLKDRLKEHGIDLDQWKGGEWKNWDKDKWLREAKDYINPIIEGLWDPDRMRDADKAPEQPVDNDISGDEGVTDPTPAPVRAVGVQTPYHDNAAESGKLFFDGPEGSMVCSATVVKDPAHPGKSNMVWTAGHCVHAGKKGGWYRNIAFVPSYNNSGLSTDELRNNPPKEKVAPYGVWWGSWAQTSEQWIDQGASAGGLGAPYDFAVLHVTPEKGSTGKSLEETVGSALPVDFNAPAVPKIADMTATGFPAAPPYDGQKLFQCKDKPGRLSLTRDDPTMYRLGCTMTGGSSGGGWVATGQDGKPALVSNTSIGPVTAGWLAGPRLGKEAKGVYDSVSEKYAGQ
- a CDS encoding IucA/IucC family protein, which translates into the protein MNPTPAPEADGPPSSHHRGEAGTPGHLAVEASTVPRQKEVPHGQWHAHRTATACPAPAPAPLDDLDPPAHPDPLDHPDPLRAADVAGIENLLRCWARECDLPRPEGNTLRIPLPASGNALLVPVRHWSATGWHRFGPPRLEQAPEDAPTADAVTVAALLGREADHNEGADMVARVADSVRRTAGFIDGQRRRPAAPAEADLFLTAEQSLLLGHPFHPSPKSREGLSDAESRLYSPESHGSFPLHWMAVDRSVLATDSAWTDHGRPVPAAELVARHAEGLCLPAHTTPIPLHPWQARELATRPEVAALTDSGLLHDLGPYGEHWHPTSSVRTVQRPGVDLMLKLSLGVRITNSRRENLRKELHRGVEVHRLLRSGLARQWHAVHPGFDIVRDPAWLAVDSPEGEHIQGLDVMLRHNPFDRYDDAVCIAGLTAPRPWPDRAGMRSRLADIVCRLGAATGRTTTAVAAEWFLRYLDRVVQPVLWLDGHAGVALEAHQQNTLVLLDAEGWPVGGRYRDNQGYYFRDSHRASLDRRLPGIGSVSDTFVSDAVTDERFAYYLGINNVFGLIGAFGAQQLADEQVLLAAFRRFLGSATALGSPLPAQLLETPRLRCKANMLTRLRGLDELVGPVDTQSVYVTIANPLCG
- a CDS encoding diaminobutyrate--2-oxoglutarate transaminase family protein is translated as MAVTEPAPAPPLAPHEGILRRQALRESAARTYARSLPIVPVRARGLTIEGADGRRYLDCLSGAGTLALGHNHPVVLEAIKKVIDSGAPLHVLDLATPVKDAFTTELFATLPREFADNARIQFCGPAGTDAVEAAFTLVRAATGRSGLLAFTGAYHGMTAGALAASGGAEDVRVTRLPFPQDYRCPFGTGGEHGAELAARWTESVLDDPKSGTPAPAGMILEPVQGEGGVNPAPDGWMRRMREITAARSIPLIADEVQTGVGRTGAFWAVEHSGIVPDVMVLSKAIGGSLPLAVIVYRSELDTWQPGAHAGTFRGNQLAMAAGTATLAYVRENRLADRAAALGARMLTSLRSLASRHPCIGDVRGRGLMIGVEIVDPEAAPVGAGGEAPPDPVLARTVQQECLRRGLIVELGGRHSTVVRLLPPLTLTDEQATAVVDRLADALAAAERSPHRRTATGSIR